Proteins encoded within one genomic window of Nordella sp. HKS 07:
- the galE gene encoding UDP-glucose 4-epimerase GalE, with protein MSVQRILVTGGAGYIGSHTAKLLRSGGFEPVVYDNLVSGNRKSVRWGPFVQGDILDTSYLADVLAKYAPAAVIHFAASAYVGESVEDPSKYYKNNVAGTLSLLDACRQASVDKIIFSSSCATYGVPASLPITETTPQNPINPYGRTKLIAEHMLKDYAAAYGLRYVALRYFNACGADPDGELGEWHDPETHLIPKALLAAGGRISHLPVFGDDYETPDGTCVRDYIHVSDLARAHLLALEHLKAGGENLAVNLGTGKGSSIREILDAVARSTGRQVPIELHPRRPGDPPALYADPALAQRTLGFATQCSDLDTIVRTAAPFFGLEARA; from the coding sequence ATGTCCGTGCAACGAATCCTGGTGACGGGTGGCGCCGGTTATATCGGCAGTCACACCGCCAAGCTTCTGAGGTCCGGCGGCTTCGAGCCGGTCGTCTATGACAATCTGGTCAGCGGCAACCGAAAGTCGGTTCGCTGGGGGCCTTTTGTTCAGGGCGACATTCTTGACACCAGCTATCTGGCGGATGTCCTGGCTAAGTACGCACCCGCCGCGGTCATCCACTTCGCGGCGTCGGCTTATGTGGGGGAGTCCGTCGAGGATCCCTCAAAGTACTACAAGAACAATGTCGCGGGAACTCTCTCGCTCCTCGACGCCTGCCGCCAGGCCAGTGTCGACAAGATCATCTTTTCTTCCAGCTGCGCCACCTATGGGGTCCCTGCCTCGCTGCCCATTACAGAGACGACGCCGCAAAATCCGATCAACCCCTATGGGCGCACCAAGCTGATCGCGGAACATATGCTGAAGGACTACGCGGCCGCTTACGGCCTGCGTTACGTCGCCTTGCGCTACTTCAATGCCTGCGGTGCCGACCCTGATGGCGAGCTTGGCGAGTGGCATGATCCCGAAACACACCTCATTCCAAAGGCCTTGCTTGCAGCCGGCGGCAGGATTTCGCATCTGCCGGTCTTCGGCGATGACTACGAGACGCCTGACGGAACCTGCGTCCGCGACTACATCCATGTCAGCGACCTCGCTCGCGCACACCTGCTTGCGCTCGAACATCTGAAAGCAGGTGGTGAAAACCTGGCCGTCAATCTGGGAACCGGAAAGGGATCATCCATACGCGAGATCCTGGATGCCGTCGCCAGAAGCACAGGACGGCAGGTTCCCATCGAGCTGCATCCGCGTCGTCCCGGCGATCCGCCGGCACTTTACGCCGATCCGGCCTTGGCGCAGCGGACCTTGGGTTTTGCAACCCAATGTTCTGACCTCGACACGATTGTGCGGACCGCCGCGCCGTTCTTCGGGCTGGAAGCGCGCGCATGA